The Pongo abelii isolate AG06213 chromosome 11, NHGRI_mPonAbe1-v2.0_pri, whole genome shotgun sequence genome includes a window with the following:
- the CRYGC gene encoding gamma-crystallin C has protein sequence MGKITFYEDRAFQGRSYESTTDCPNLQPYFSRCNSIRVESGCWMLYERPNYQGQQYLLRRGEYPDYQQWMGLSDSIRSCCLIPQTSSHRLRLYEKEDHKGLMMELSEDCPSIQDRFHLSEIRSLHVLEGCWVLYELPNYRGRQYLLRPQEYRRCQDWGAMDAKAGSLRRVVDLY, from the exons ATGGGGAAG ATCACCTTTTATGAGGACAGGGCCTTCCAGGGCCGCAGCTACGAATCCACCACTGACTGCCCCAACCTGCAGCCGTATTTTAGCCGCTGCAACTCCATCCGGGTGGAGAGCGGCTGCTGGATGCTCTATGAGCGTCCCAACTACCAAGGTCAACAATATTTGCTGCGGCGAGGGGAGTACCCCGACTACCAGCAATGGATGGGCCTCAGCGACTCCATCCGCTCCTGTTGTCTCATTCCCCAA ACAAGCTCCCACAGGCTGCGGCTGTATGAGAAAGAAGACCACAAAGGCCTCATGATGGAGCTGAGTGAGGACTGCCCCAGCATCCAGGACCGCTTCCACCTCAGCGAGATCCGTTCCCTCCATGTGCTGGAGGGCTGCTGGGTCCTCTACGAGCTGCCCAACTACCGGGGGCGGCAATACCTGCTGAGGCCCCAAGAGTACAGGCGGTGCCAGGACTGGGGGGCCATGGATGCTAAGGCAGGCTCTTTGCGGAGAGTGGTGGATTTGTATTAA
- the LOC100452959 gene encoding gamma-crystallin B, protein MGKITFYEDRAFQGRSYECTTDCPNLQPYFSRCNSIRVESGCWMIYERPNYQGHQYFLRRGEYPDYQQWMGLSDSIRSCSLIPPHPGAYRMKIYERDELRGQMSELTDDCLSVQDRFHLTEIHSLNVLEGSWILYEMPNYRGRQYLLRPGEYRRFLDWGAPNAKVGSLRRVIDLY, encoded by the exons ATGGGAAAG ATCACCTTCTACGAGGACAGGGCCTTCCAGGGCCGCAGCTACGAATGCACCACTGACTGCCCCAACCTACAACCCTATTTCAGCCGCTGCAACTCCATCCGCGTGGAGAGCGGCTGCTGGATGATCTATGAGCGCCCCAACTACCAGGGCCACCAGTACTTCCTGCGGCGCGGGGAGTACCCCGACTACCAGCAATGGATGGGCCTCAGCGATTCCATCCGCTCCTGCAGCCTCATCCCCCCG CACCCTGGCGCTTACAGAATGAAGATCTACGAGAGAGATGAATTGAGAGGACAAATGTCAGAGCTCACAGACGACTGTCTCTCTGTTCAGGACCGCTTCCACCTCACTGAAATTCACTCCCTCAATGTGCTGGAGGGCAGCTGGATCCTCTATGAGATGCCCAACTACAGGGGGAGGCAGTATCTGCTGAGGCCGGGGGAGTACAGGAGGTTTCTTGATTGGGGGGCTCCAAATGCCAAAGTTGGCTCTCTTAGACGAGTCATAGATTTGTACTGA
- the CRYGA gene encoding gamma-crystallin A: protein FLPQITFYEDRDFQGRCYNCISDCPNLRVYFSRCNSIRVDSGCWMLYERPNYQGHQYFLRRGKYPDYQHWMGLSDSVQSCRVIPHTSSHKLRLYERDDYRGLMSELTDDCACVPELFRLPEIYSLHVLEGCWVLYEMPNYRGRQYLLRPGDYRRYHDWGGADAKVGSLRRVTNLY from the exons TTTCTACCTCAGATCACCTTCTACGAGGACCGAGACTTTCAGGGTCGCTGCTACAATTGCATCAGTGACTGCCCCAACCTGCGGGTCTACTTCAGCCGCTGCAACTCCATCCGAGTAGACAGCGGCTGCTGGATGCTCTATGAGCGTCCCAATTATCAGGGCCACCAGTACTTCCTGCGCCGAGGCAAGTACCCCGACTATCAGCACTGGATGGGCCTCAGCGACTCGGTCCAATCCTGCCGTGTAATTCCTCAT ACCAGCTCGCACAAGTTGAGGCTGTACGAGAGAGATGACTACCGAGGCCTTATGTCTGAGCTCACTGATGACTGCGCCTGTGTCCCAGAACTCTTCCGTCTCCCTGAGATCTATTCCCTCCACGTACTGGAGGGCTGCTGGGTCCTCTATGAAATGCCCAACTACCGGGGGCGGCAGTATCTGCTGAGGCCTGGGGACTACAGGAGGTACCACGACTGGGGCGGTGCAGATGCCAAAGTCGGCTCTTTGAGACGGGTCACCAATTTGTACTAA